The Montipora foliosa isolate CH-2021 chromosome 1, ASM3666993v2, whole genome shotgun sequence DNA segment TTGCAACATTTTCCACCCTTAATTACTCatccaaaaatgtttttaagtCTGTCTGGACCAACTATGAAGTATTATTTCTGCTTTTCacctttttatttattttaaaatcatcCAAAATCTAATTGTGAGGGGAGGGGGTACGGACACTACAGGATTGCATAATGTTTTTGCACCTTTTTAACGACACTCTTTAGGATAAACATATTTCtaattacagtggaaccccgttaatacggacACCAACGGGACCTGCCCAAGTGTCCGTATTAAGTGGGTTGTTAGAAAAAACGTTACAAACACATGTTTTATCGAAGAAAAGACCCTAGCAGACACTTTTTTACGGTAACAAACGCTTTAATTGTACTTAAGTTGCAACAAGGTCCTTTTAACTGCAACTGTAACTAAAACTTCAAATGTATGTAACTGTAACAAAACATGTACTGAAATCTTCTAACCGAAGATAAAGTCAAGAAAGTTTGTACTGTATTTGACTAAAAATGAGCTTTAATACAGCCTTCTTATTTAAAAAAGTCGGTGACTTTGGTTTGAGTGGCAGTATTCAGTCTTTGGGCCAACCAGGTCGACTGAACTTTGGATAAGACCCTGGAAAGGTTGTTTGCCATGTCTGTGAGATTTTCATCGGTGAGGTATTCGGTGACGTCTTCGAGCATTGACATGGCCTctttcattgatttgattttgacatCTTTTGGCTGAGCAGTTATCTTAACTATGTCATCATCGCTGTCATCCTCTTCTGAATTCTGGGAGGTGGATGCTGATAGAGTGGAGAAGAATTCCTCCTCCCAATTAGCGCTTAGCTCTTTGCATGTTGGCAGCGTGGAAGTTGCTTCTAAGGCTTCAAATGCAGAAGGTGTATCAGATTCAGACACGGGACTGGTATCGCTCAACAAAGAATTCACCTGCACGAGTTCGCCGGAATCTAGGTCCTCGAATGGGTCAAATTCAACGTGTGTCAGCATCAGTTTCATGTATTTGAGTTTAAATGCCTGGGTTATAGTGAGATCAAGAGGCTGTAATCTAGACGTACAATTTGCTGGAAAAAACACGATCTTGATGTGATCGTATTTCCCTTTCATATCTGGAGGATGGCAGGGGGCATTGTCCAGAAATAAGATcacatttctttgctttcttgctAATTTCCGGTTTAGCTTGGATAGCACCTCATCGAGGATGTTAAAATCCATCCAGGATTTAGCCTGGCTGAAGTATGAGCAGGGCAATTGGGACCTATCCTTGATTGCTTTAAAACAGCGTGGgctttttgattttccaataacaATTGGTTCTTCACTTCCGCCTGCTGCATTGACAAAAAAAGCGCAAGTCACTCTTTCTTTGGATTTTTTCCCCCCGGTGCACTGCTTTGACACCTCGGCAAGAGATCTGTTTGGTAGTGCTCGATAAAATTGTCCTGTCTCGTCCATGTTTAAGACATTCGCTGGGGAGTAGCCGCTCAAAATACTCGGTAGGCTCTCTTTCCAAGATGCTACAGTTTCTTCACTAACGCCTCCTGCTTCGCCACTGATCACTTTGCTTGTTATATTGTACCTTTTCTTGAATCTGTCTAGCCATCCATTAGACGCTTTGAATGTTGCGTCTCCAAGCTCGTCATTCACTTGTTTGGCTTTTTCTTGTAACATCGGTCCGGTTACTGGTATGTTCTTGGATCTCGCCTTTTGATACCACTCATACGTTGCCTCGTCTACATTTTTCAACTGTGATAATCTGGCTCTTTTACAATGTGCATTCTTGTTTGCACCGTAATGTTCCAATATTTCATCCTTCTTTGCTAGAATAGACTGAATTTGTGATTTGCTGCAACCAAACTTCTCAGCAATTGATCGCACGCCAGCACttggattttcctttttgtacTCGATGACTTGAACCTTTTCAGAAGCACTTAAATCTTTTCTTTTACCCGTTACTGAAGGACGTGAAGCCATGATGTGATGACTTAGCACGTGGACTTGATTCATGTGGTTTTGATCAGCTATCCCCTGCTGACATCAGCATGACAAGTTGTCACGCAACTCAAAGTTTCAGGTCTAATTACACTTCACACTACACGAAATTACAGAATAGCGAAGCGCGTGTGTGCACTGGACAGAATGAACGATCGCCAAACACTGAGAATTCCCTCCTGGATAAGAGGATCTCATGTTTATAAGGCCTGGTGGACTCCTCCTACATGCGGCGAAATTTTACCTTTGCAACCCGAGCCAGAAAATGCTGAGGACAAAAACGCAGTCAAGTCAGTAAAGCGGGGTTGACAATCTATGAGAGTTTGTCATTCGGGACACAGAaaagtgtccgttgtccgtattaacgggtgtccgtattaagcgggttatttttgaaagaaatgtatgagcATTTGGTCGGGGAATGCCAAACTGTCCGTAATGACGGGGTGTCCATAgagcggggttccactgtattgCAAAAGTAACTTTACAATTAGTGTGTTTATTCACTATTAGTATAAACCTACTGATGGTCTAACACGAGACACTCGCTCTGAAATTGGCTACTCTACTCTAATCTACAATAGCCCATTCAGCCGAGTATGACCGCATGGGCTATAAATTCGTAGTCCACTCGTCCTTGAGGTCTAACTGTTAGTGATACATTTACAAAAACTTGACAATGTTTGAAGACTTTTCTAGGAGCTTTGTAGAAAAGCTGAATAGTTGACACCTGTTGGTACATGTGTACTTAAAGCGTCACAAAGCACTGGCTCATCTAAAACATCAAGGATTTGACAGAACGTTTCCCACGATATATCATCAACTGTGGGCCAGTAATATAAGCCTTTTTCATCCTCTCTCTTCTGAACTTAAGCTGAGCAAGCTGCCGGTCATCGTCCATCTCTAAAATCTGAGCCACAAAGTCTTTCTTCCGTCCATTCGTACCTGTAAGGTATACAGTGACAAAGTCATCTGTTATTGGATCTCTGTTTTCCTCTTGTACTATGCCATCTTGGAGgacttcttcatcatcatctgaAGTTTGGATGTCTTGGTTGCGGAGCTTCCAACTCAAATCTTTCTTGGTCCAGTCCTCCACATGTTCCTTGTTTGTACAGATTTGACTTCTTCGATTTGAGCAATGTTGACAATAGCAAGAAAGCTTTCGAACCAGGAGACTTCCTTTCTTTCCATTACTCTTTACTGCATGTAGTTTTTGGGTACTTTTAATGTTTTTGCCTTTGCTTCTGGCCTGTTTCTCGCTACTGGATCCTTATCAACAAAGACGAAATGTCTCTCAGAATATTCACCTTCACCAGATGGTTTCAAGTTatgttcaagtttttttttgcaaagcttGAACAGTGATTTTGCGTCACTTATAACAGCTTTCTCAGTAAGGACAGCCTTTGCACAGGCATTTTTTACAACTTTTCCTAGTCCATCACAAACACTCTTACCATGACTTGTCTCAAAGAAATTTCGAGTAAATCCAGATTCTTTAGACGAAATGTCAGCAAATACAATTCTCAATAATCTCAATAATAACTGCAGTGAAGAATCTaaatatataattttatttttcatttataaTTCTTTACTATCATACATTTAGTCTTTAATTTTGTGTGTTTCTCAAAAATAGCTGTTGGACTAAGTGGAGTGTCGCATTAAATGAAGTGTCTATCTCTGTGTCAAGACGTTTTTTCATTTCTCTAGACTGGCCACCAGCTTTACAATGCAagcattaacccattgactcctggaggttccccattgacaagtaaaatcgtctggcattagacagagtaaaaaccTGGCCAgtttgggtgttaaagggttaatggggaacAGAAAAATTTGTTGTCGTTCTTTTTCCGAAGCATAGCATTATCCACCAAATTTCTCCCTTATTTTAATTATCAGTAAACCGTTTTTGAACTGGTAACAGTTTTCCAATTGTAAAATATGTGTAAGGTTCTTTCTCCTGTGCATGTTGCTAATAGTGGAAGCATCTTGAATGTTGTTCATTCTTCTTGGCTTTGAACAGTTCTTGGGTAAACTCTtgtataattattgttattgcctttGTCATCTTAATTGTTGGACAAGTTTCAGGATGTTTGGTATGCATGTATGCCAGTACTCTACCTTTGTTTTTACTTGTCATCTTGCAAAAATTTGTTATATTTCTCACTTATCTGTTGATTCAGTCTAGCACATTCTTGTATCAATAATTCCTGTTTCTTTTTCCCTAAAGTTGCACTGCTCTTAGAAGTTGTCAGTTCATTTTCAGGTTTATTTCCTTAAACAGTGAACTTTCCAACTAGAACCTGGATGCAGTATTCGATTTAACAATCGATAGACCTTTTTTATAAATGGTGgccaattatttattattaccttttgtttacatgcaaattagcctatcTGGTCTTGTTGACATATGCaaaattcaataaatttttataaaaaaatgaGATTAAAGGCTAATTGACATATAATGAAAGAACAATGACCTATGACCTATGGGTCAATGGTAAATTCAGTATCGCAAATATGCGCACAATCCACTAGCATTTTCTGTGGATTTTGGTCATCAGTCATTTTGCTTGGACTACTTAGAGAATGTGATTACTGAAGTACATGTGAGTGGGATTTTTAAGGCCATAAAGTACCGTGTAGAtaagaaagagaaaagaaaagcatTTAGATTCATGCACATGTGCTGAAATGTGAACCCCTCCCTTTAAAAGGCAAATTTCATTCTATGTAAAAACAACTTggaatcaataattattataagttaTGTCATCATTACACAATGTGCAAACAATATAAAGTTCTGTTGAAATGTGATTCCTTGCTTTGCTGTATCTTGTACTTGTGCTAGCTTAGTTACAAACAAATATTAAACGCAGAGTGGTGGAAGCAAGTTACACAGGGCACAGCAGACACGAACAATATCATCAGCCAGGGGGAGCAGGGAAATTGGTAGTTCAGTTTTAAGAAGAATAAAAACTTGAAGCCGTCCAATCGCCTGCTCCACATAGATCCTGACATTTGCTATGTTTGATGTTTCTCTGACATCACATGGTAGCAGTTGCATAGATGATGCACAACTAGGTGGAATACACAATGTTGCCATGTGCATCATCAAGTCTTCTCTGATTTTAAACCCCCTGTCTGCCATGACTTCATCATAGGGTTCAATCATGTTTAAAAATCCACTGTTTCTCACTATAAAAATATCAGATGCCCTTCCTCCATAACCTGTGGAGACATTTGGAGTGATTGCAACAAGGACTTCGAAAGTGTAATGATGTTTATATTCGCTCCATAGAGTTGCTGCCAGATCAAGTCCACTTGGTGTTTCCGTAAAGCAATCAAAGCAGTCAATAATGCACCTGACTTTGGGATAAAGCCTTCTGAAACATGATGGCAGAGTTTTCTTGATCTGTTGTTGACCAGGCCACACAATCAGGGTTTTCATTAAGAAATGTAGTAGCAGGAGAATAGTGTAAAGTAACAGGAGATGGTGAGGGAGTGAGCGAAGCTCGTTCCCCTCTAGGGGCgtctgggggcatgcttccCCAGGAAATTTTGGATTTTTAAACCCTCTGCGATGCCATTTCCTGATATCTGACGGCACATTTTATTTCTCACTAGCTGCCGAACAAAAAACAACGCATGCCTTAAAATGGTCCCAaaatgttgttttgttctttgaatttatatcaaacaagaaaaatgaaattaagaGCTCTGTTTCACTCAAAGATTGTCATATGGCTCTATCTTTTCAACTACCAAATATTATACCAACATTTCTTAATGTTGCAAGctgaatttcaatatttttgcttGGGTGCTTTCagtagtgaaagggttaactctaTTCATCAACTCCACTGTCTCCACTGTCATCAGTCTCCATGCTTTTAGCAAAAGCTTCCAGCGAGTCTAGCTCAAACGCACGATCGATTGACCACCTTTGATCAAGATACTGATCTTCAGTGGGAATACTCGAATGTGGAAGGCGAAAGTCTTTCaattaccaatttattttaggacgTCAAGGTGAAGAACATGAAGTGCCTCTTCATACTCCTCTCGGATGTTCTGCAGTTCAGTGGTTGATGTTACATCTGTCTGTGTCCCGATATCTTGTACCACCGTGGTGGGAGTGGGAACTTCAGTTTCACTGTTGGCTTGTGGCTGTGTGCTTGGCCTGTGATGTGGGAGCTTTCTTCTCTTCTTTGCAACTTTCCACATGTCCACAGCTTTGCTGACCAGAGAATCACAGGCTTCTGTATGTGGGACAGGACCATTGATGGAGATATGAAGGAGAAATGCAAGTAAGTCGTTCTTGATCTGACTTCTTATCCTAGTTTTGATCAATTTCAACTGACTAGCACCTCTTTCTGGCCAGGCATTTGAGACGGGAATTGCAAGTGCTGCTTCTGCTACCTGAACTGATCTTGGATAGAACTGTCCAAATGTTGACTTCATGGCCAGTACTCTTTTCAGTGACCACTCGGTGGGTGTGCCTTTCTTACCATCCACTGTGTCTTTTGGGATGTGTTCTTTCCATGATAGCAGATCATACTTCAGCTTTTTCCATTCCGTTTTAAATTCGTCTGCCTCGCTGCCATTGCCATCAAAGAAATGGTCAGCTAGAACCTTAACTTCTGCATCTCCGTGGCTATGGAATGCAGGACTTTGCCTGTTTGGTATCAGCATGGGATCAAATGCTGAAAAAGCACTGAGCACTGGCAGAGATGACTTAAACCTCTTGTCAATGTTCTTCACAAGGGCTTTGATGTATTTCTGGAGAAGTCCCTGTAGATCTTTGAAATTACTTTCAGTGCAAACAAGCTCCAGGATCTCAAGACGACCGCCACTAGTAAGATCTTGCTTAAGTTGCTAGATGGGTTCTTCTGTGTTCTTGACATCATTCAGCTTGTCTTTGCTGTAGTCGATTGAGGGCTTAATTGACGCATAATTGATAGCGCCTCTCTGGAAAGATTTGCTGAGGGTCGCCAATACAGGAAGAACCCACTTCAAAATGTATAATGCACCAATGAATTTCACTTTGTTGATCTTCTTCAATAAGCCATATGCTGCAGGCTG contains these protein-coding regions:
- the LOC137994530 gene encoding tigger transposable element-derived protein 4-like, whose amino-acid sequence is MNQVHVLSHHIMASRPSVTGKRKDLSASEKVQVIEYKKENPSAGVRSIAEKFGCSKSQIQSILAKKDEILEHYGANKNAHCKRARLSQLKNVDEATYEWYQKARSKNIPVTGPMLQEKAKQVNDELGDATFKASNGWLDRFKKRYNITSKVISGEAGGVSEETVASWKESLPSILSGYSPANVLNMDETGQFYRALPNRSLAEVSKQCTGGKKSKERVTCAFFVNAAGGSEEPIVIGKSKSPRCFKAIKDRSQLPCSYFSQAKSWMDFNILDEVLSKLNRKLARKQRNVILFLDNAPCHPPDMKGKYDHIKIVFFPANCTSRLQPLDLTITQAFKLKYMKLMLTHVEFDPFEDLDSGELVQVNSLLSDTSPVSESDTPSAFEALEATSTLPTCKELSANWEEEFFSTLSASTSQNSEEDDSDDDIVKITAQPKDVKIKSMKEAMSMLEDVTEYLTDENLTDMANNLSRVLSKVQSTWLAQRLNTATQTKVTDFFK